Proteins from one Peromyscus eremicus chromosome 8a, PerEre_H2_v1, whole genome shotgun sequence genomic window:
- the Ccdc182 gene encoding coiled-coil domain-containing protein 182 codes for MMEALFQAGSILMKVNTLQGRKMVESGLQSGDLSLSHSWPSCLPLPADLEILQQKVAAVQRELEDFKKEALKAISYLEDAFCEMNGVLAQQEEQAARVKQRLREEEDRGIVRNKVLTFLLPREKQLREHCQRLENMLARSHDPLRVTRKSQDD; via the coding sequence ATGATGGAAGCCCTCTTTCAGGCAGGGTCCATCCTTATGAAGGTGAATACCTTACAGGGCAGGAAGATGGTGGAGAGTGGGCTCCAGTCCGGGGACCTTTCCCTGTCTCACTCAtggccctcctgcctccctctaccAGCCGACTTGGAGATCCTGCAGCAGAAAGTGGCCGCGGTGCAAAGGGAGCTGGAGGACTTCAAGAAGGAGGCTCTGAAGGCCATCAGCTACCTGGAGGACGCCTTCTGCGAGATGAACGGCGTCCTGGCCCAGCAGGAGGAGCAGGCCGCCCGCGTGAAGCAgcggctgagggaggaggaggaccgGGGCATCGTTCGCAACAAGGTGCTCACCTTCCTCCTGCCCCGGGAGAAGCAGCTTCGAGAACACTGCCAGCGGCTGGAGAACATGCTGGCCAGGAGCCACGACCCGCTGCGGGTCACCAGGAAGAGCCAGGACGACTGA